CGCCGAATGTGGATGTCCACATCGTGACGCAACATCCGGAGCGTGAATGAAACAGAACGTGCAGGACCAGCACGCAAAGATTCTTATCGTGGACGACGAAGCACAGATCACCCGCGTCCTTCGCACGGCGCTTTCGACGCAAGGCTATTCGTTGCGCATCGCTGCGAATGGCGTGGAAGGAATGGAGGCTGTGCACGAGTGGAAGCCGGACCTCGTCGTCACCGATGTCTCCATGCCGGAGATGAATGGAATTGAGCTATGCCGCGAGATTCGCGCCGTATCCAAGGTTCCGATCATTGTTCTTTCGGTCCGCAATCAAGAGGCGGTGAAGATTGAAGCGCTCGACGCCGGTGCGGATGACTATGTGACGAAGCCATTCAGCATTCAGGAGCTGCAGGCTCGCGTCCGTGCACAGCTCCGCCGCAGTTCGGCCGCCGAGGCCGAGGCTCCGCAGATTATCTCGGCTGGTGATTTTTA
The nucleotide sequence above comes from Tunturibacter empetritectus. Encoded proteins:
- a CDS encoding response regulator transcription factor, producing the protein MKQNVQDQHAKILIVDDEAQITRVLRTALSTQGYSLRIAANGVEGMEAVHEWKPDLVVTDVSMPEMNGIELCREIRAVSKVPIIVLSVRNQEAVKIEALDAGADDYVTKPFSIQELQARVRAQLRRSSAAEAEAPQIISAGDFYIDIPQHRVVVRGQDTHLTPKQFDLLVCLAQHPGQVLTHRALLHAVWGTNADQPEYLRVNIGQLRKKIELTEEPAYIVTEPWIGYRFRPTGNDDF